The nucleotide sequence aaaaactaatattgTTTTGCAAAACTCTCCCGCTAATTCCTTGTAAACTTCACTGAAAAGCAAACAACAGATGCAAGTTTTTAATCTGACGTGATGAATAGTAACAGAGGATCACAGTTCACCGCATTGTACGTAGGTTTGATTACAAATCTCAGATTCCGACAcatcaattaaaaatgtattaaagtcaCGAAACTGACTTCAAACATAAAGCCCAGCATTAGTTTTTAGGTCTGAAAATGGGCGAATTATCCACAATTTTCCAGACCTATGATATGAAATCTGCAAAACAGAAGTAGAAACATATCTACCTGTATCTTTTACCAATTTAAAGCAGGCTTTTAAAATAGTTTGATCCACTCTTGATAAACCTCCAGCGAGATTTCCAAGGttattttcctcccttttttcttcAACCACAGCCTGAACCAGAATCCCAATCAGTGCAAAGTAACATCTAATACAggggggaggaaagaaaactatacaggaaaaaaaatagaatctATATTTTACGATTTTGCTTCACAGAATACATTCTCACCACTTGCACGCACGTTGTACAGAAAAAACCTCCTGAACCTGACCACCTTAGCTCCCCGTCACACCTtataaaaagaacaaagacaaaaacagtttGAACCGTTTAGCACTGCTTCGTGGTCGGCTTGTCAGCAGTCCCTCCAGGCAGGAGAGGAGCCTCTTCATTGTAGCAGACTCTTTAAACAGAGTCCAGTCCACCGccgcatcatcatcatcatcatcatcacaactCTGTGTGAGGATCTGACACAGGAGGGGATGAAAAATGCGTCACgttcaaacaatgttttgtaagtatTTCACttgcaaatgtttttcatgaGTGTTAAGTACCTGCTGTGTCTTGCTGCTTTGCGCTGTGGTTTACCCTCTCATGGACTCTCGTCTGCAGACGTTTAATCTCCTGGTCGTAATCGCTCCACTCGGCCACGATCCTCACCGCAGCCTGCAGCTTGGGCTCCTTCGTCATGGGGTTGTTACACTGAGatcacaaaagacacaaaaccatCAACCTTACGCcatttcttctcaaaaacaaTGATACTTCTTGGTTTGGTAAACTCTCAACTGGTAAAACGAACAGGCTGCATCTTGTCAGAGTGGTCATGAGATCATCGTGCGTTTTGCAACCAAGTAATTCAGAGTGAGCAAAATAACAAGACAGAAGCTTCTCTGGACAGATGGCTGTTTATTTGTTACTAACTGTTTAGAGAAACCATATTTTTTCTTGTGTGAACATGGAAGCTGAACTTTTAAATACGGTCCGTGCAGGGTTGGTAGATCGACTGGGTGACAGAGAAGGCCATAAACTCAATTTTCATGTTCATAAATATTGTAGCCGAGGGGTTATAAGTTGCATCTATTCTTATgaagataataaaataatgatgcgATGCTCTGTACTCTGAACCAATGCTCACTCTGACTCTGACACTCATAGTTTATTGATAGCCTGAGGGAAACGCGTTTGTTTTTTGATCAGACCACATTATTCGTGGTGAAACTCACATGTTGTTGTGCTTAAAAATGATAGACTAGTAATGATTACTTCTCTGCCTCTGCCATGTTTTATAACCCTTCCTCTACTGTTCCAATTATAAAACCCATCTCTGTTCACCCAAAACACTGTATAATCTTAAAGAATTGATTTTCAATACAAGGGTTTGTTGATTTTTTGAGATTTTAATAACTGAATTTATCCCAAAAGAAATTGTTTCACATACTCAGACTTCATAGTTGGCCTGTCTGCCCTCTAGTGGTTAACAGGAGACATTACAGTGTTTAGAAACCTCCATCAGTCCTCCGTTACACTGCTGAACTCCACAAGGTGCGACAGACATGTGAAactaatttctttttcttgccCTGATCCAATCCCTGCAGTCGACACACAGGCAAAAAGTAGTTACCAGATCTATCGTCTTGGCGCTCCTCTTGGTGGTGTCGTCACACCAGGTCTCACACCACAGCCACTCCTGAGGCAGAGACTTGATGGGCACCTGGTGGATCATGTTGTTGGGCAgatcctgggaaaaaaaaaaagggagaagacGGACAATAAGATCAATGATTGCTGGAACAGGAGATTTTAACAGAACTTAATGGAACGTAACTGGAGAGCTGAAGTCATGATATGTTGTAAAATCATCAGCAGAGGAGAAAATCTGATGAAATTAGACTTTTTCccacatgaaacaaacattgATTTTCATTAAACACCACAATAATGTGGTAAAGTGAGCTATTTCACATTTATAAAGAACTACAATCATCCTTGTCCTCTCAGTGGCTGACATTTTAATATGCATGTGGGATCTGATAGCGAAGACTGAGTCACAGACCTGGTCGAGGTTTGAGAGGCTGTTGGGGTCTTGGCTGAGCCCCTGGTACTGCCCTCTGAGTCGATCTCCTGCTGCGATTTTCCTGAACTTCTTCAGGTCGACGACATACAGCGCACTGCGGGGTGCCAGACGGCCACGCATGAAAAATGCATGTAAGcatgaaaaatgtattgaaaaggAAAGTAAGAGCCTTtctgtgtatgtgagtgtgttggAGGGTAATTGATGTTCAAAGTGCTGTAGACATGTGAGCAACTTGACTCTTACAACAGtccggagtgtgtgtgtgtgttcgtaccTGATGTGGTATTTGCGTCCGGCGAGGTGGCTCGCCCAGTAGCCGGACTTCCAGAAGCGGTAGCCGTCCATCTCCCTCCGGCTCTCGCAGAATGGAGTGTAACCGTACGGAGCTCCCTCGAGGTCGAAGTCACGCAGCTCCTTCAGGTCTGTACGCACAATCTGAAGGAAAGGATGGAGGATAAAAACCACAGATGGATCCTTTTATAATAgtaatatttctattttcttgATAAATCTTTTGCCCATAGGAATTCAAAAAGTGACAGCGCTAGTTTTGGGTGAATTCAAGCTATTATTGTCCGATGAGGTCTCCAACCTAACCTTGTAGATTTTCATCTTGTTACTTTTACATCACGAGCTCACATTAAAACAGTATGTAAAATATTTGTACAGAGGCAGGGTGAATAACGTGATCTGACCTGGTCAGCGTCCACAAACAGGATCTTGTCGACGGCGAGAGGAAACAGCACGTCCAGGAACAGGATCTTGTAGCCCCAGATGATCCTCTGCTTCTCCGTCTGTTGGTGTAACCAGCGAGGCCACTTGTACTGGACCAGTTCGTACTGGAAGCCATACTGCTTCGCCATGTGGGGGATGAACTCCTGCGAGacggtcacacacacaaaacaggtcCGTCAGTGTAAAGTATCGTAGAGCATCGTAATGCAGCAGTAATTAAGTCTGATGAAAACCCTAAAAAAGTCTTGCCACTCACTTGGCGTTGAATATTACTGTTACATAACTGATGTCTGGTGGCATTTATatgacattttcacatgttaaaTTTCCTCAGATTACAGTTTTGGGCCGAGTTTCTTTAGAAGCTGAGTGCTCAATCACTTTTATCCAGAAATACATCCAGGGAAACTTGAGGTGCTcttgaagttaaaaaaaactgatcacacacccacacacacaaaaaaaacattcctcaGGCTTTTTAAAGACGCGGCAAGGACAAAAGTTCTGTTAGAAACCTTTAATGAGTCCGACATATTGCTTGAAAATGCCAACTACTTTCTGCCGGTCAGGTCGGTGCCAGGCTTTTTTTGACTTTGATAAAATCTAGTTGTGCTCTTCTTTGATTCCAGTAGACTGAAGAACACAAACACCTTTTCACAATCTGGGGGTTAGGATCATGCTCAAGGACAATTCAACACACTGACAAAAGAAGCTGGGGTTCAATCAACCAACTTGAAGATGAATATTTATTCTTTACCAATTTAGCTGCAGGCGTCTACCTACGGATTCAATCAAAACGACACTCAGCCGAGACAACTATATCTAATATTTACCAACCAGTCATGATAAAAATGAGTCCGTTTACACCAAACATCATACCGGATTTCAGAAAACCTGAATGAGCCATTAATCTGGTGTGAAGAGGTTTAGTGGAGTACTCCGATTGGTGTACAGCGGCATGTACACACATTTTCAAGGTTTCTGATCATTCTGTCATATGTTCACTAAAAATGCTGCCATCTACAGCTCTAACCGTACTAAACCAATCATCATATTGCTTTACAAAGCTGTGATGATTGGTATTGCTCCATAAGACGTGTTTTACTTTGCTTCTGTTAATCTGTTTTGGTGGATATAAGCTTATAAGCTTATATGACATAATGTGAATGTCAAAATTAAGCAAATTACTAAGTTCACTTTAGAACACACTGAAACCACTTCTGAGTTACAAAACCACAATTACTTGGCAATTTCTTATATTGTTGCTTTTACCAgatcattttgaaaagtaagAAATCACATTTTCATCCGCAGGATAATGAAGCTTAACCGTTAAAACCAGAGTGAAAACAGGGAATGATCATGATGAATGGGACTGCGAGCCAAGAAAAAGCCCTGAAGTCGTCTCATTCATCTGGAGATTTGTCTTCTGCAGGTGAAGTTAAAGAAAAACTCTGATCCCTGCTGCGTGTTTCACTTTGATTCCCAGAACTCCTCTTTGAAGCTCGTTCACTGATGGGCAGAGAAAAATCTGCAGCCGTCAAAAGAAAATCTTCACGTGAATGACGAGAAGCCAGCTGATTTACCTTAAAAGTCGGGGACAGGTAGTTCTTGAGGAACCAGAACTTGACGGGAGTTTTGGTGTTCTTCAGAACTGACAGCATCATGAtcctgagagggagggaggaataAGAAAGACCAGTGGCATCAGGAGAGCCAAGGCACTAAAATCAATAAAGTCTTTTCACACATAAGAGCAGATAAGAGGACGTTAGATTTCAAGGATTTAGTTTGACGCGACGAGCCTTTTTTCTTCGTCTGGTCACATCTCTGACACCCACCTGAGGAACCTCTCGTACAGATGCCCCGAAGCCACGGAGAAGATGTTGATCACGTCGTCCTTCTCCTGCTTCTGATCCTCTGCCTTTCCTCCGCCTGTGAAccctctgaaaaacaaacaggttttttcaaagtttacccattcaaaaatgaaaaaaaaaacaaaacaaaacaaaaccgtTTCAAGAAATAAAGCAGCAAAGTCTCACTAGATCGAGagaatgtttgacatttttgctcaGTAATTTATATAAACAATCAGTGAAATTGTTGGAGACTTTTTGTTGCAGCTCAAGTAATCATAAAAGCAGTAGCTTGTCATTTCAAATTAATGTTGTACCTGGTCAGCGATTTCCAGAAGCCGGCGTCATTCTCCTCGGTCCCGTCACTCAGCAGCTCCTCGTTGAACTTGTCTGGTTTCTTCTGGACCTGATCAACAAGAAGTTTTAACCCAGTTAGTTGTACAAACTATGTTAAAAAGTATAAACACATTGCTAAATGATGGACTGAAATGGACTGAAATATCTAAAGGTCATTTTCCTATCACTGTTTCCATGCTACTGTGCCAGCTATCACTTCTTCACATCTAAACTGACCTTGACTTTAATGATCCTGCTCTTGAAGTTGTTCAACACAACTATAATGTCATCAGAGTCTGCTGGAGAGTCTGTGCCATCGTGGCTGCAACAGAAGAAAGACAGGAGGAAAAGATGAGAACAGAAGTTTTACAACTCAGTCTATAAATCAGAGTGTCAGAGCATAAACTGAACCTAAAATCTATGAAGACATTTCAACTCGCTGTGACACATGGCGGCCAAATCTCCATGTTCTTACCTGTAAATCTTGTAGATTTCATCAGAGCGTCCTTTCCTCATCTTCAGGATCCAGGCGCCTGGGTTAGCTTTCAGCTGAAAGTAACCCTAGAGACACGAGAGATTTACAGTATCAGCAACAAgattcaaagaaaaataagctGTTTACCATCCAGGAAGGAGATAAAAGTATGAAAAACTGCAACATTTGGCAATAATATTTGAGTTTCAGCAATTCTCTGAGCCTCTCATCTTGTTTAATGACTAAACAGAGCATAGTTCGAAGCTGTTACTCACCAGGTTTGCCATCACGATAGTATCCACAATGACCGGCTCTGAGGCCGTTCCCAGGGTGAACTGGAGGCCTCGTGGCGGCTGGCCTGAACTGACGTCGAAACAATGTCCTTCCAACAAAAGGTGCTCCAACTCGTACTCTGCTGCAACAATATTCTCCACCTGCAAACACACGAGAGTCAAGccaaataatgtttgttttgtgcagCTCAATATCACCGTCCTGGggctctgcagacacacattaTTAATGGTTCCCAAACAAACCCAAAGTCTTCAAGGGAGCAAAActctccaaaataaaagcacaaatggAAGAATTCAAAGAGGCAAGTGGGGGTCCAACAGGAGCCAGAGATATAACACAGGCtatcacaaaaacaaagctgaacaaATAATAGAAGAGTAGAAGACTTTAAAGACTTCAGAGTTAACTGCCGggaatgaatgaaaaacatcCGAAAACAGTTTGAGGAACACTTCTAAATAATTCACCACTTAAGATCCTGATTGAACCCAGGCACACATGCTGCTGTACCTCCTCCAGGTAGATGTTGTCCAGGTCGTAGCGGGTGCGAACGGACTCGACCATCCAGCTCTCGGGAGTGTTCAAGTTCAGGGTGAAGAGAGGAGACTGAGGCATGTCCAGGAACTTGGCCATGGGGCCGGGAGAGAAAGAACTGTCAGCCTGGAAGGACACCTCCGCCTCCAACACGTGACGgtaaaaactgaaagaaaaccgGATAGACTTTAATCACAGGTGGAGGAGCGAAAACATTAGGAAGAGAACTTAAAATGCTAAGCCATCAAACTAAAATATGCTCTGTGGGACATAAATTGTGAAAGCATTTCTTTCCCAACATCTATACAACATCTAACACATAAGCCGACAATGATTTTTAAATCCAGCACTGGTATCGAGCTTGTTGTCTTCTTTCCTGCCTTTTCTGGTACACTGTCACATATCCCGCCGTGTTACCACCACCTTTAAAGTAGTATAACAGTGTGAAACCGTTGGCAGGAGTGTGTAGCGCACACACGAGACAACATAACAGGAAATTGCTCATAAAAAAAAGCTCCGTAGCGCTCCCAGTAGTCTAACACTCAACAGGGAGCTACaatattatttttgaaatgttaaatttatCCAGACATAGAGTGACGCTTGTCTAGTCCTTGTATTAGGGCTGGACAAAACTTTAACTCAAGTCTGGCAAAGATGAAAGCAGCTTGACAACAGAGATGTGCAGCatgatgttatttttatgatttaGTGCTTcattttaagtaaacacataaaacaagtaTATTTAGAGGGTAACTTTCTAGACCAGAGAACTGGACGTATACTGATATAACCTGGATTTATAGTTTGGTTCTTTCCTCACCTCTTCAGTGGCATGTCTGACAGCTTGGACTGGCAGTTCATGAAGACTCGTAAGTTGACGTTAACCAGCTGCTTCAGAACCTGCAGCAGGCGAGGAGACATTAGAGGGTTACAGGTTAGAAATACGCTGTGGACAGGATCATAGGAGGTCTAATAAATTAGCTcggaagacagacagacaaatcaCCCAGTACACTGAGGGACCACACTGTACCTACCAACAGGAGAGGAGCTAGTTTCTGTGCGTCCCTGGTTACAGGATCCACCACAGCAATCACATCAAAGTATACGTCTCCTTCCCGTGGACGGATCTTCACAGCACTGCCAAAAATCAGCAAATCAATCAAGCGAAGTAAATACAAACTTTTTTCAAGGCTGCAAAGGAAGTACTGATTCAACCATAGGCAATACATTTGAGGGTATAAatggctgaaataaaaaaactttagGTGGAATATTTGACcgaaaaggtgaaaacattgcAGCTACTGTAAACACAGTGCAAAAACTATGTGATCCTGGAGGGAATCTACACAAGGTCTCTCCATGGATTTAAGAAAACTTGTCTAAATTATGTGCATCTATGATTAATTTACCTGTGGCGGTCATCGGCAAAGCCATATTCTACCCGGGCCTCTCCTTTGGgctgagaggagagcagagcatCCACCTTCATCACAAGGTCGCTGGCCCTGAGAAAAATCCATCCATGAGACTTTTactacaacacaacacaaatctgaaaacattaataaaatgcAACGATGGGAAATAAAGTACCTGTCCTCCTCGGTTCCAAACTGCTCGACTTTGCTTTTGATTCGCTCTCCGGACGTTTTCAGGATGATGCTTTCCAAAAGAAGGAAGTCATCCTGGTtaaacacctcctcctcctccagcggACCGATGATctaaaaataagaaacaaaagCATCAGTAAATCACCTTAATGAGCACACACTGGCCTGCTTCGcctttgtgtttctctctccctgtttgtgTGCGCTGTTGATGTTCTTCATCAGCAGTATTTCTTATGAAGtcgcacaaaaaacacatttttccgCCTCCGCTTCTGTTGTCACAACAGCAGGTGAGCCATTTGTGGAGGAAGCTTGTTATTAATTATGTTGCCTATTGAAACCAGCGTGGTACCTAATGACCCCGAAATAACTAGGTGCACTTCCAAGCTTGTATGAAAGAACCGcataaaaatgctaaaatgggtcTTGTGTGGCAGATAACATACCTGGGTGGCCTCCCCGAGTAGTCTATTTTTGGCGGACACTGATTTGCTCATGATGTGCCTGCGTGTTCACCTCAACATACAACAGTAAGAAACAAGATCATGACTCACTCGTCCGTTGCTGATAACCGCTTTCTGTCCTTTCTTCAGTTTGAGCACATCTCTGCAGTAGGCAGCGTGGGAGAGCAGGAAGTCAAATTTGGGAGTATCATATGCCTCCTTGAACAAAGCCACATCCATACCCTGCAGGAACATGGAAAACATTAGGTAGTTGAAAGAAGGGAGAAGTGAGGAGTTATTGTTGTTAATCATATCACAAGATGTGacaaaagcaaaatgtttttaaaagtaacaacaGAAGAGAATCATCCATTCATCTCCTCTCACCCCGACAGCGAAGTCGCCGATGTCGGCTCCCTTCTCCAGGGCCACGGCGGTCTCTTCTTTAGCCATCTTGGTGATGAAGTTCTTGGCGTTGTTGGCGGATTGCGTCTGCATGGCGGCCCATATCGCTCTGGCCATGCGGCTCGTCTCAGCGGACGGAGCGGCTGACGGGTTGTTGATCATCCCCAGTCGGACGTTGTTGCTGGTTTTCTGTCGTAGAAAAAGAGCGTCAAGCAACATTATTTTGATAGAGATTTGGCGCCTCATACAGTTTCCAAGTGCAACACCattgtcgtaaatacaaatcccaggtctgtaagtTTGTCCACTGTAATGTACAAGTAAAACTAAGTACGTCATAACAATATGTGTTGAAAACGTCTTGAAGCAAACATGtctgtaacgctgtgatcctgccctctcactgaagttacacagttcagaaacatgagaaaagggggcctgagacagagacatcatTCACTCTAATGTAACCATCAAAATGACTTTGAAGTTGCTACTTTAGGGTTaaaaagttacatcatgttgctttatCTGACTTGTGCTCTGGTCCAAAGAGATGGTATAAAAAGATTGTGTACCATGTGTCTGATGGCATCATAAAGAAGCTGACGTCCCGAGGGCTTGTCAAAGTCTCCGACCACCCAGAAGGTCACAGGGCGGATGTAGCCATCATCTGACAAaccacagaggaagaaacagagaCTGTCAGAGCAAGTTACTGCGTCGACGCTACACAGACCAACTCATGAGACGAAGGAGGCGAGCCATATTGTTTCTCAGTGATGATCAAGATTGGTATCACACTGGGCTGTAAGAAACTCTTGTCACGTCCACTTGTAATCAAACTTTTAACATTCTCCATGCAACAAATATCACAAAAGGATGTGTCATGCTCTCCTACAGACGGAGGGAACAATGTTAGAACTCAGTGAGCAGTTACTCACCCCAAAATCACAAATGCATATTTTCCCTCATACTTGTAGTCCTGTTTATCCACCTGAGTGTTGGAGACATCTGCTTCAGAGATGTCTGCCTACTC is from Sparus aurata chromosome 16, fSpaAur1.1, whole genome shotgun sequence and encodes:
- the uggt1 gene encoding UDP-glucose:glycoprotein glucosyltransferase 1 isoform X1, coding for MDAGSYGAGFGLSSRMWLLCSLLLSLLSAVSGGADSKAVTTTLTTKWADTPLMLEASEFLAEESQEMFWDFVEANQNIEGEHDDTDQAYYDLIVKKASAMLSSVQVNMLKFALSLRAYSATVHSFQQIASNEPPPSGCSAFFSIHGEKTCDAESLAALLKTAPGRPKPYLFKGDHKYSGSNPDAPVVILYAEFGTPDFQRLHQVITAKVSEGLATYVLRHYVAKPSGNKVYLSGYGVELAIKSQEYKAKDDTQVQGAEVNATMIGENDPVDEVQGFLFGKLKTLYPELKEQLKELRKHLVESTNEMAPLKVWEMQDLSFQTAARILAAPAAEALNVMRDLSQNFPTKARSITKTVVSSEIRREIGENQKFFKGTLGLQPGDSALFINGLHIDLDTQDIFSVFEVLRSEARVMEGLRSLHIETPYIHDILKLNVQPSDSDYAVDIRNSAISWINNLETDHRYSSWPYNVQELLRPTFPGVIRQIRKNFHNLVIILDPTQENAAELLSVAEMFYANNIPLRIGLVFVVSDEDDVDGMQDAGVALVRAYNYISDEVDSQSAFEAVIAMFNRVAIGGQLSVGDVVKVLEKRFPYVEVSSVLGADSSYDNNRKEGRAYYEQTGVGPLPVVMYNGIPYQREQLDPDELETVTMQKILETTTFYQRAVYLGELATDHDVVDYIMNQANVVPRINPRVLSTSRTYLDLSDTNNYFIDDYARFSSLDSKEKSTAVANSMNYMTKKGMTTTNRHDDGYIRPVTFWVVGDFDKPSGRQLLYDAIRHMKTSNNVRLGMINNPSAAPSAETSRMARAIWAAMQTQSANNAKNFITKMAKEETAVALEKGADIGDFAVGGMDVALFKEAYDTPKFDFLLSHAAYCRDVLKLKKGQKAVISNGRIIGPLEEEEVFNQDDFLLLESIILKTSGERIKSKVEQFGTEEDRASDLVMKVDALLSSQPKGEARVEYGFADDRHSAVKIRPREGDVYFDVIAVVDPVTRDAQKLAPLLLVLKQLVNVNLRVFMNCQSKLSDMPLKSFYRHVLEAEVSFQADSSFSPGPMAKFLDMPQSPLFTLNLNTPESWMVESVRTRYDLDNIYLEEVENIVAAEYELEHLLLEGHCFDVSSGQPPRGLQFTLGTASEPVIVDTIVMANLGYFQLKANPGAWILKMRKGRSDEIYKIYSHDGTDSPADSDDIIVVLNNFKSRIIKVKVQKKPDKFNEELLSDGTEENDAGFWKSLTRGFTGGGKAEDQKQEKDDVINIFSVASGHLYERFLRIMMLSVLKNTKTPVKFWFLKNYLSPTFKEFIPHMAKQYGFQYELVQYKWPRWLHQQTEKQRIIWGYKILFLDVLFPLAVDKILFVDADQIVRTDLKELRDFDLEGAPYGYTPFCESRREMDGYRFWKSGYWASHLAGRKYHISALYVVDLKKFRKIAAGDRLRGQYQGLSQDPNSLSNLDQDLPNNMIHQVPIKSLPQEWLWCETWCDDTTKRSAKTIDLCNNPMTKEPKLQAAVRIVAEWSDYDQEIKRLQTRVHERVNHSAKQQDTADPHTEL
- the uggt1 gene encoding UDP-glucose:glycoprotein glucosyltransferase 1 isoform X2 — its product is MDAGSYGAGFGLSSRMWLLCSLLLSLLSAVSGGADSKAVTTTLTTKWADTPLMLEASEFLAEESQEMFWDFVEANQNIEGEHDDTDQAYYDLIVKKASAMLSSVQVNMLKFALSLRAYSATVHSFQQIASNEPPPSGCSAFFSIHGEKTCDAESLAALLKTAPGRPKPYLFKGDHKYSGSNPDAPVVILYAEFGTPDFQRLHQVITAKVSEGLATYVLRHYVAKPSGNKVYLSGYGVELAIKSQEYKAKDDTQVQGAEVNATMIGENDPVDEVQGFLFGKLKTLYPELKEQLKELRKHLVESTNEMAPLKVWEMQDLSFQTAARILAAPAAEALNVMRDLSQNFPTKARSITKTVVSSEIRREIGENQKFFKGTLGLQPGDSALFINGLHIDLDTQDIFSVFEVLRSEARVMEGLRSLHIETPYIHDILKLNVQPSDSDYAVDIRNSAISWINNLETDHRYSSWPYNVQELLRPTFPGVIRQIRKNFHNLVIILDPTQENAAELLSVAEMFYANNIPLRIGLVFVVSDEDDVDGMQDAGVALVRAYNYISDEVDSQSAFEAVIAMFNRVAIGGQLSVGDVVKVLEKRFPYVEVSSVLGADSSYDNNRKEGRAYYEQTGVGPLPVVMYNGIPYQREQLDPDELETVTMQKILETTTFYQRAVYLGELATDHDVVDYIMNQANVVPRINPRVLSTSRTYLDLSDTNNYFIDDYARFSSLDSKEKSTAVANSMNYMTKKDDGYIRPVTFWVVGDFDKPSGRQLLYDAIRHMKTSNNVRLGMINNPSAAPSAETSRMARAIWAAMQTQSANNAKNFITKMAKEETAVALEKGADIGDFAVGGMDVALFKEAYDTPKFDFLLSHAAYCRDVLKLKKGQKAVISNGRIIGPLEEEEVFNQDDFLLLESIILKTSGERIKSKVEQFGTEEDRASDLVMKVDALLSSQPKGEARVEYGFADDRHSAVKIRPREGDVYFDVIAVVDPVTRDAQKLAPLLLVLKQLVNVNLRVFMNCQSKLSDMPLKSFYRHVLEAEVSFQADSSFSPGPMAKFLDMPQSPLFTLNLNTPESWMVESVRTRYDLDNIYLEEVENIVAAEYELEHLLLEGHCFDVSSGQPPRGLQFTLGTASEPVIVDTIVMANLGYFQLKANPGAWILKMRKGRSDEIYKIYSHDGTDSPADSDDIIVVLNNFKSRIIKVKVQKKPDKFNEELLSDGTEENDAGFWKSLTRGFTGGGKAEDQKQEKDDVINIFSVASGHLYERFLRIMMLSVLKNTKTPVKFWFLKNYLSPTFKEFIPHMAKQYGFQYELVQYKWPRWLHQQTEKQRIIWGYKILFLDVLFPLAVDKILFVDADQIVRTDLKELRDFDLEGAPYGYTPFCESRREMDGYRFWKSGYWASHLAGRKYHISALYVVDLKKFRKIAAGDRLRGQYQGLSQDPNSLSNLDQDLPNNMIHQVPIKSLPQEWLWCETWCDDTTKRSAKTIDLCNNPMTKEPKLQAAVRIVAEWSDYDQEIKRLQTRVHERVNHSAKQQDTADPHTEL